A window of the Corallococcus exiguus genome harbors these coding sequences:
- a CDS encoding chemotaxis protein CheW, with the protein MAPDRTVAAQARPELEFFCFRVGELRFGVPSENVLEVLRAGLLTPLPRTPSFILGVTGHRGQVLPVVDMLRFLSKGEARIGPRTRIFVGVSGNYVSGVVADVVLGLRRIPVADILPPPLGGDQAAEHLLGVVHGSGPADGLNLLNFSKLLQTARQRAVVR; encoded by the coding sequence ATGGCGCCAGACCGCACGGTGGCCGCCCAGGCCCGGCCGGAGCTGGAATTCTTCTGCTTCCGCGTGGGCGAGCTGCGCTTTGGCGTCCCGAGCGAGAACGTGCTCGAGGTGCTGCGCGCCGGGCTGCTCACGCCGCTGCCGCGCACGCCGTCCTTCATCCTGGGCGTCACCGGCCACCGAGGCCAGGTGCTTCCCGTGGTGGACATGCTGCGCTTCCTCAGCAAGGGCGAGGCGCGCATCGGTCCGCGCACCCGCATCTTCGTGGGCGTCAGCGGCAACTACGTCTCCGGCGTGGTGGCGGACGTCGTGCTCGGCCTGCGCCGCATCCCCGTGGCGGACATCCTGCCGCCGCCCCTGGGCGGTGATCAGGCCGCGGAGCACCTCCTGGGCGTGGTGCATGGGTCGGGCCCGGCGGATGGCCTCAACCTGCTCAACTTCTCCAAGCTCCTTCAGACGGCCCGTCAGCGCGCGGTGGTGCGATGA
- a CDS encoding Frizzy aggregation protein FrzB, whose translation MSGNVLLDEEAPEQERALGEVDVLFFQIGDSEYGTDASSVLRIDRALPDDLTVRDLGLPHRGHRALVFDTPEGEGHLKVDAVNGVRTIPLAGLRRMPAAASAASYAVGVCLDEEAGRPVLLIDLAETLKTQGRH comes from the coding sequence ATGAGCGGCAACGTCCTGCTGGATGAGGAAGCCCCCGAGCAGGAACGGGCCCTGGGAGAGGTGGACGTCCTCTTCTTCCAGATTGGTGATTCGGAGTACGGCACGGACGCGTCGTCCGTGCTGCGCATCGACCGGGCGCTCCCGGATGACCTGACCGTGCGCGACCTGGGACTGCCCCACAGGGGGCACCGCGCGCTCGTGTTCGACACCCCCGAGGGCGAGGGCCACCTGAAGGTGGACGCCGTCAACGGGGTGCGCACCATCCCGCTCGCCGGGCTGCGCCGCATGCCGGCCGCCGCCTCGGCGGCTTCGTATGCGGTGGGTGTCTGCCTGGATGAAGAGGCGGGCCGTCCCGTGTTGCTCATTGATTTGGCGGAAACCTTGAAGACGCAAGGAAGGCACTGA
- a CDS encoding methyl-accepting chemotaxis protein: MSLESPNEKPAKSRGARKSPGVKAGAESVIANTVTDPLKPFTDTLMSVLAGNLNARVPQDRVQADATGFGHLLNQVLEQFSSAEHRKQVAAQEIDQALDSLIILVREGDLSRWNTSTEDPQLGPLLEGFGKVIETLRIFVREINEAALRLSSSANQVLAASTQHETSSTEQAAAIHETTATMEELKHASAQIAENAGSVARVAEETLGAARAGRGAIGEFIQAMQQIRSDGVAVADSISKLSKRVERIGTVVEVIDEIADRSDLLALNAALEGSRAGEAGKGFSIVAAEMRRLAENVLESTKEIKNLITEIREATQAAAGAADASKHATESGEKLGAVAAQAVEGILAGVQETSDAARVINLATQQQRTATEQVVASMAEIEDVTRQTTQASKQATGAAAELTQLAARLAELIKRFKAD, translated from the coding sequence ATGTCCCTGGAGAGCCCCAACGAGAAGCCCGCGAAGTCCCGCGGCGCGAGGAAGTCCCCGGGCGTGAAGGCCGGCGCGGAGTCCGTCATCGCCAACACCGTGACGGATCCGCTCAAGCCCTTCACCGACACGCTGATGTCGGTGCTGGCCGGCAACCTGAACGCGCGCGTGCCGCAGGACCGCGTGCAGGCGGACGCCACCGGCTTCGGCCACCTGCTCAACCAGGTGCTGGAGCAGTTCTCCTCCGCCGAACACCGCAAGCAGGTGGCGGCCCAGGAGATCGATCAGGCGCTCGACTCGCTCATCATCCTGGTGCGTGAAGGCGACCTGTCGCGCTGGAACACGTCCACCGAAGACCCCCAGCTCGGGCCCCTGCTGGAGGGCTTCGGCAAGGTCATCGAGACGCTGCGCATCTTCGTGCGGGAGATCAACGAGGCCGCGCTGCGGCTGTCGTCCTCCGCCAACCAGGTGCTGGCGGCGTCCACGCAGCATGAGACGTCCTCCACCGAGCAGGCCGCGGCCATCCACGAGACGACCGCGACCATGGAGGAGTTGAAGCACGCGTCCGCGCAGATCGCGGAGAACGCGGGCAGCGTGGCGCGCGTGGCGGAGGAGACGCTGGGCGCGGCCCGCGCGGGCCGTGGCGCCATTGGCGAGTTCATCCAGGCCATGCAGCAGATCCGCAGCGACGGCGTCGCGGTGGCGGACTCCATCTCCAAGCTGTCCAAGCGCGTGGAGCGCATTGGCACGGTGGTGGAGGTGATTGACGAGATCGCGGACCGCTCCGACCTGCTGGCGCTCAACGCGGCGCTGGAAGGCAGCCGCGCGGGCGAGGCGGGCAAGGGCTTCTCCATCGTCGCGGCGGAGATGCGCCGGCTGGCGGAGAACGTCCTGGAGTCCACCAAGGAGATCAAGAACCTGATCACCGAGATCCGCGAGGCCACGCAGGCCGCCGCGGGCGCCGCGGACGCGTCCAAGCACGCCACGGAGTCCGGCGAGAAGCTGGGCGCGGTGGCGGCGCAGGCCGTGGAAGGCATCCTCGCCGGCGTGCAGGAGACGAGCGACGCGGCCCGGGTCATCAACCTGGCGACCCAGCAGCAGCGCACGGCCACCGAGCAGGTGGTGGCGTCCATGGCGGAGATCGAGGACGTGACGCGCCAGACGACGCAGGCGTCGAAGCAGGCCACCGGGGCCGCCGCCGAGCTCACCCAGCTCGCGGCCCGGCTCGCCGAGCTCATCAAGCGTTTCAAGGCCGACTAG
- a CDS encoding hybrid sensor histidine kinase/response regulator: MDTEALKKSLLKKFQEVTADRLQKIQLGVIDLEKETAEQAADDVARELHTMKGEARMLGLAAIGQLAHAAEDVLRAEREGKTATETATDVMLRACDVLSDLLEDLDAAHTGSSATEEMVKALSDVSGHPVPALGPVRKPAAAPPKPAVQAPVAPPAAVVQAPVPAPAPAQATPRAAEPVVVAAPAPAAKEEEAPNTAKSNSIADRSIRVNVEVLDSLGLLAGDLLVESARGRLRSTETAQLFERFSRLGDRFLRISEEVDVPDTIRTELERAEADLHMLRDDAFRFVRRNGDGINTLHGNLAQLADHVAEARLVPLSTVFDAFPRAVRDIAKTQNKEVDLIIENADIGVDRSMLADVRDALVHLLRNAVDHGLESPAFRHQMGKPDTGRIRIRVRVDGDMLHIEVEDDGRGMDTERLKQVAINKRLLSPVQAAALSEREAIELIFRPGFSTREQVSELSGRGVGMDVVKRKVETLGGSVGVQSRQGRGTTITLRLPQSLALMKVLLVRLGDDVYGMPAADVVAVMRIKPDDRMEVFGTLAVRHRGKPTALVALGPLLGLNGGNRFDKPPAVVVRHGDDYAALVVDGFVDEREVAVKPCGGEFLKGAPFIAGTAALEDGRIAVLLHVPDIMTEVRRMARPVTQAPASRRLRVLLVDDSPIARATEGALVKALGHSVEEAQDGEEAYVKVQTNTYDLILTDVQMPKLDGFSLTRRLKGTPAVARIPVIILSSLASPEDKRRGLDAGADAYLVKGELGVEILAQSIDRLT; encoded by the coding sequence ATGGACACCGAGGCCCTCAAGAAATCCCTCCTGAAGAAGTTCCAGGAGGTCACGGCCGACCGACTCCAGAAGATTCAACTGGGAGTCATCGACCTGGAGAAGGAGACCGCGGAGCAGGCCGCGGACGACGTCGCGCGCGAACTGCACACGATGAAAGGCGAGGCCCGCATGTTGGGCCTGGCCGCCATCGGGCAGCTCGCGCACGCCGCCGAGGACGTCCTGCGCGCCGAGCGCGAAGGCAAGACGGCCACCGAGACGGCCACGGACGTCATGCTCCGTGCCTGCGACGTGCTGTCGGACCTCCTGGAGGACCTGGACGCGGCCCACACCGGCTCGTCCGCCACCGAGGAGATGGTGAAGGCGCTGTCGGACGTGTCCGGCCACCCCGTGCCCGCGCTGGGCCCGGTGCGCAAGCCCGCCGCCGCGCCGCCCAAGCCCGCCGTGCAGGCGCCGGTGGCGCCACCCGCCGCCGTGGTGCAGGCCCCCGTGCCTGCCCCGGCGCCCGCGCAGGCCACGCCCCGTGCGGCGGAACCTGTCGTCGTGGCCGCGCCCGCTCCGGCCGCGAAGGAGGAGGAGGCTCCGAACACCGCGAAGAGCAACTCCATCGCGGACCGCAGCATCCGCGTGAACGTGGAGGTGCTGGACTCGCTGGGCCTGCTCGCCGGCGACCTGCTGGTGGAGAGCGCGCGCGGCCGGCTTCGCAGCACGGAGACAGCGCAGCTCTTCGAGCGCTTCAGCCGCCTGGGCGACCGCTTCCTGCGCATCTCCGAGGAGGTGGACGTCCCGGACACCATCCGCACGGAGCTGGAGCGCGCGGAGGCGGACCTGCACATGCTGCGCGACGACGCGTTCCGCTTCGTGCGCCGCAACGGGGACGGCATCAACACGCTGCACGGCAACCTGGCCCAGCTGGCGGACCACGTGGCCGAGGCGCGCCTGGTGCCGCTGTCCACCGTGTTCGACGCGTTCCCTCGCGCGGTGCGCGACATCGCGAAGACGCAGAACAAGGAAGTGGACCTGATCATCGAGAACGCCGACATCGGCGTGGACCGGTCCATGCTGGCGGACGTGCGCGACGCGCTGGTGCACCTCCTGCGCAACGCCGTGGACCACGGCCTGGAGTCCCCGGCCTTCCGCCACCAGATGGGCAAGCCCGACACGGGCCGCATCCGCATCCGCGTGCGCGTGGACGGCGACATGCTCCACATCGAGGTGGAGGACGACGGCCGGGGCATGGACACCGAGCGGCTCAAGCAGGTGGCCATCAACAAGCGCCTGCTGTCACCGGTGCAGGCCGCCGCGCTGTCGGAGCGCGAGGCCATCGAGCTCATCTTCCGCCCCGGCTTCTCCACGCGCGAACAGGTCAGTGAGCTGTCCGGCCGCGGCGTGGGCATGGACGTGGTGAAGCGCAAGGTGGAGACGCTGGGCGGGTCCGTGGGCGTGCAGAGCCGCCAGGGCCGCGGCACCACCATCACGCTGCGCCTGCCTCAGTCGCTGGCCCTCATGAAGGTGCTGCTGGTGCGTCTGGGCGACGACGTCTACGGCATGCCCGCCGCGGACGTGGTGGCCGTCATGCGCATCAAGCCGGATGACCGCATGGAGGTGTTCGGCACGCTGGCGGTGCGGCACCGGGGCAAGCCCACGGCGCTCGTGGCGCTGGGGCCGCTGTTGGGCCTCAACGGCGGCAACCGCTTCGACAAGCCCCCCGCGGTGGTGGTGCGCCACGGCGACGACTACGCCGCGCTGGTGGTGGACGGCTTCGTGGACGAGCGCGAGGTGGCGGTGAAGCCCTGCGGCGGCGAGTTCCTCAAGGGCGCGCCGTTCATCGCGGGCACGGCGGCGCTGGAGGACGGGCGCATCGCGGTGCTGCTGCACGTGCCGGACATCATGACGGAGGTGCGCCGCATGGCCCGCCCCGTCACCCAGGCGCCCGCCAGCCGCAGGCTGCGCGTGCTCCTGGTGGACGACTCGCCCATCGCGCGTGCGACGGAAGGCGCGCTCGTCAAGGCGCTGGGCCACTCCGTGGAGGAGGCCCAGGACGGCGAGGAGGCGTACGTGAAGGTGCAGACGAACACGTACGACCTCATCCTCACCGACGTGCAGATGCCGAAGCTGGATGGCTTCTCCCTCACGCGGCGGCTGAAGGGCACGCCCGCCGTGGCGCGCATCCCGGTCATCATCCTGTCGTCGCTCGCGTCGCCGGAGGACAAGCGGCGCGGCCTGGATGCGGGCGCGGATGCGTACCTGGTGAAGGGCGAGCTGGGAGTGGAGATCCTGGCGCAGTCCATCGATAGGCTGACCTGA
- a CDS encoding chemotaxis protein CheB, with product MAFRVLLVGRGLRGLVRGLFEGESLVAVGPPEADFVGAEAVVRRHFPDVLLVDLVSSEALGAIERIMAQRPTPILALHPGVLTGQQAFQALAMGALDVMDRPMTPGPDFWHAVNRKLVMLAQVKGVRSPPSSPKAKQPVQEGPTAPFPLVALAASLGGPKAVASVLRMIPRGFPAPIAYCQHISQGFTEGLAHWLSTETALRVVEATHDAWMEPGTVYIAPSGGHLLVKPDGRLELDTGPALRGFRPSCDMLLTSAGESFGRRCIGVILTGMGRDGARGLKEIRERGGRTIAQDEATCVVYGMPREAVLLGAAQQVLPLDVIAPTLVQWVDAC from the coding sequence CTGGCGTTCCGGGTACTCCTGGTGGGGCGGGGCCTGCGCGGGCTGGTGCGCGGGCTCTTCGAGGGCGAGTCCCTGGTCGCCGTGGGCCCGCCAGAGGCGGACTTCGTGGGCGCGGAAGCGGTAGTGCGCAGGCACTTCCCGGACGTGCTCCTGGTGGACCTGGTGTCGTCGGAGGCGCTGGGCGCCATCGAGCGCATCATGGCCCAGCGCCCCACGCCCATCCTCGCGCTGCACCCGGGCGTGCTCACCGGCCAGCAGGCGTTCCAGGCGCTGGCCATGGGCGCGCTGGACGTGATGGACCGGCCCATGACTCCGGGGCCGGACTTCTGGCACGCGGTGAACCGCAAGCTGGTGATGCTGGCGCAGGTGAAGGGCGTGCGCTCGCCGCCTTCCTCGCCCAAGGCCAAACAGCCGGTGCAGGAGGGGCCCACCGCGCCGTTCCCCCTGGTGGCGCTGGCTGCCTCGCTGGGCGGGCCGAAGGCCGTCGCGTCCGTGCTGCGGATGATTCCGCGGGGCTTCCCCGCGCCCATCGCCTACTGTCAACACATCAGCCAGGGCTTCACGGAAGGTCTGGCGCACTGGCTTTCCACGGAGACGGCGCTGCGCGTCGTCGAGGCGACGCATGACGCGTGGATGGAGCCGGGCACGGTGTACATCGCCCCTTCGGGAGGACATCTGCTGGTGAAGCCGGACGGCCGTCTGGAACTGGATACAGGACCTGCCCTGCGGGGCTTCCGGCCCTCGTGTGACATGCTGCTCACTTCGGCCGGGGAGTCTTTCGGCCGGCGGTGCATTGGCGTCATCCTGACGGGCATGGGCCGCGACGGCGCCAGGGGGTTGAAGGAGATTCGCGAGCGGGGCGGGCGCACCATCGCGCAGGACGAGGCCACGTGCGTCGTCTACGGCATGCCTCGCGAAGCCGTGCTCCTGGGCGCGGCGCAGCAGGTGCTGCCGCTGGACGTCATCGCGCCGACGCTCGTGCAGTGGGTGGACGCGTGCTGA